The proteins below come from a single Staphylococcus sp. MI 10-1553 genomic window:
- the lexA gene encoding transcriptional repressor LexA, with the protein MRELTKRQSEIFEFIKHVVQTKGYPPSVREIGEAVGLASSSTVHGHLSRLEEKGYIRRDPTKPRAIEIVNELMGEPVNMEETIYVPVIGKVTAGTPISAIENVEEYYPLPEHFTSTHNGQIFILNVVGDSMIEAGILDGDKVIVRSQSIAENGDIIVAMTEEDEATVKRFYKEKNRYRLQPENSSLEPIYLEQVTVLGKVIGLFREM; encoded by the coding sequence ATGAGAGAATTAACTAAAAGACAAAGTGAAATATTTGAATTTATTAAACATGTCGTGCAAACAAAAGGGTATCCACCGAGTGTTCGTGAAATTGGTGAGGCTGTGGGATTAGCTTCAAGTTCGACTGTACATGGGCATTTGTCAAGATTAGAAGAAAAGGGCTATATTCGACGAGACCCTACCAAACCCCGCGCTATAGAAATCGTGAATGAATTGATGGGCGAACCTGTGAATATGGAAGAAACAATCTATGTACCTGTCATCGGTAAAGTTACAGCAGGGACACCTATTTCTGCTATTGAAAATGTTGAAGAGTATTATCCGTTACCCGAACATTTTACATCAACACATAACGGTCAGATTTTTATCCTTAACGTTGTGGGAGATAGTATGATTGAAGCTGGTATTCTAGACGGAGATAAAGTCATTGTAAGAAGTCAATCGATTGCTGAAAACGGTGACATCATTGTTGCAATGACTGAAGAAGATGAAGCTACTGTAAAACGTTTCTACAAAGAAAAAAATCGTTACCGTTTACAACCAGAAAATAGTAGTTTAGAACCTATTTATCTAGAACAAGTTACAGTATTAGGTAAAGTCATTGGCTTGTTTAGAGAAATGTAA
- a CDS encoding CAP domain-containing protein, translating into MFVIKKFLSITVVGIILLLLIPLQPNETFSKIATSITQQIDQLVEGKTNEPTLKKPKSQNFAIRNIQMNMSRDEVEQKLGQPESEIGNEYGTKWEVYHQDFSNFVMVSYIDNKVHGLYTNQNMVTSKSGVKYGTPKKAVRKELGQPIGGIQKGRTIYENDNDEYDIFDKDGIYTTAFYDQHENNQLTGLMQISHQMENRLNSQYAAPSQYLQESFEKEDYYLLNAERVQKGLQPLNYSDKLADTARKHSTDMAENQYFDHTNLKGESPFDRMEKDGHQYQTAAENLAYGQTSAIFAHHGLMNSSGHRKNILNENVKTIGIGVDFNEKRQPYWTENYIG; encoded by the coding sequence CTGTTCGTTATCAAAAAATTTCTCTCAATCACCGTTGTTGGTATCATTCTTTTATTACTCATACCACTTCAGCCGAATGAAACATTTTCTAAAATTGCTACATCGATTACACAACAAATCGATCAACTTGTAGAAGGTAAAACGAACGAACCAACACTTAAAAAGCCCAAATCACAAAATTTTGCAATTAGAAATATTCAGATGAACATGAGTCGTGATGAAGTCGAACAAAAACTGGGTCAACCTGAGTCAGAAATTGGTAATGAATACGGGACAAAATGGGAAGTTTATCATCAAGATTTTAGCAACTTTGTCATGGTTAGCTATATTGACAATAAGGTGCATGGTTTATATACCAATCAAAATATGGTTACATCAAAAAGTGGTGTGAAATACGGAACACCTAAAAAAGCGGTACGTAAAGAACTTGGTCAACCAATTGGAGGTATTCAAAAAGGCCGCACTATTTATGAAAATGACAATGATGAATACGATATTTTTGATAAAGACGGGATTTATACCACTGCATTTTATGATCAACATGAAAACAATCAATTAACAGGGTTGATGCAAATCAGTCATCAAATGGAAAACAGATTGAACAGTCAATATGCGGCACCTTCTCAATATTTACAAGAAAGTTTTGAGAAGGAAGATTATTATTTATTAAATGCTGAGAGAGTTCAAAAAGGATTGCAACCCCTTAACTATTCGGACAAATTAGCTGACACTGCACGCAAACATAGTACTGACATGGCTGAAAATCAATATTTTGACCATACTAATCTTAAAGGTGAATCACCATTTGATCGTATGGAAAAAGACGGCCATCAATATCAGACAGCAGCAGAAAACTTGGCATATGGTCAAACAAGTGCGATTTTTGCACACCATGGCTTAATGAATTCAAGTGGTCATCGTAAAAATATTTTGAATGAAAACGTCAAAACAATCGGTATTGGTGTAGATTTTAATGAGAAACGCCAACCGTATTGGACAGAAAATTATATTGGTTAA
- the guaC gene encoding GMP reductase encodes MKIFDYEDIQLIPNKSVVKSRSEIDTSVQFGPKRFKLPVVPANMQTVMNESLAEWFAQNDYFYIMHRFEEEARLPFVKKMQSKGLYASISVGVKPGEFEFIDALKAENLTPEYITIDIAHGHSDQVIEMIQYIKEHLPKAFVIAGNVGTPEGVRELENAGADATKVGIGPGRVCITKIKTGFGTGGWQLAAVNHCSKAARKPIIADGGIRTHGDIAKSVRFGASMVMIGSLFAAHEESPGETVEIEGKKYKEYFGSASEYQKGERKNVEGKKMFVEHKGSLQDTLVEMQEDLQSSISYAGGKDVDALRKVDYVIVRNSIFNGDRD; translated from the coding sequence ATGAAAATTTTTGACTATGAAGATATCCAACTCATCCCGAATAAAAGTGTTGTGAAAAGCCGTTCAGAAATCGATACGTCTGTACAATTTGGACCGAAACGTTTTAAGTTGCCAGTTGTGCCTGCCAATATGCAAACAGTCATGAATGAATCTTTGGCTGAATGGTTTGCGCAAAATGATTACTTCTATATTATGCACCGATTTGAAGAAGAAGCGCGTTTACCATTTGTTAAAAAGATGCAAAGTAAAGGGTTATATGCTTCAATTTCTGTAGGTGTTAAACCAGGTGAATTTGAATTTATTGATGCATTGAAAGCTGAGAATCTTACACCAGAATATATTACAATTGATATTGCGCATGGACATTCAGATCAAGTGATTGAAATGATTCAATATATTAAGGAGCATTTACCTAAAGCGTTTGTAATTGCAGGTAATGTTGGTACACCAGAAGGCGTGAGAGAACTCGAAAATGCTGGCGCTGATGCAACGAAAGTCGGTATTGGTCCTGGGCGTGTCTGTATTACGAAAATTAAAACTGGATTTGGGACAGGCGGATGGCAATTAGCTGCGGTCAATCATTGTAGTAAAGCTGCCCGTAAACCTATTATTGCTGACGGTGGTATCCGTACACATGGTGACATTGCAAAATCAGTGCGTTTTGGTGCATCAATGGTCATGATTGGCTCCCTCTTTGCTGCTCATGAAGAATCACCTGGTGAAACAGTTGAAATAGAAGGTAAAAAATATAAAGAGTATTTTGGTAGTGCATCAGAATATCAAAAAGGCGAACGTAAAAATGTTGAAGGCAAAAAGATGTTTGTAGAACATAAAGGCTCACTTCAAGATACTCTTGTAGAGATGCAGGAAGATTTACAAAGTTCGATTTCATACGCAGGTGGTAAAGATGTAGATGCCTTAAGAAAAGTAGATTATGTCATCGTACGCAATTCTATCTTTAACGGAGATCGTGACTAA